From the Leucobacter tenebrionis genome, one window contains:
- a CDS encoding MFS transporter yields MPHGASQASTARAAAEPPRKASILRQPTAVWAIAFACAISFMGIGLVDPILPAISHELGATASQTMLLFTSYLFITGIAMFFTSWVSGLIGVRWTLVAGLVLIVLFAALAGASGTVGEIIGFRAGWGLGNALFISTALAAIVGAASGGSRQAIVLYEAALGVGMAIGPLVGGALGSISWRGPFFGTAVLMAVALLAILVLLRAPKQTAEERKAARAQRPSLVAGFKALGNPALLALSAVAFFYNFGFFVLLAYSPYPMEAAAKAAGMHEFGAHELGLVFFGWGLALAITSVLVAPVLTRRFGLRPVLFTMLGGLTICLVLLGVFVNSLPGLIAVVVVSGLLLGVMNTALTEAVMEATDLPRNVASSTYSAVRFIGGAIAPAIAGPIAAALGAPAPYWVGAASLVVSIIVLASVGHLLHRVGATPHETAVGEAEAIATGDAA; encoded by the coding sequence GTGCCGCACGGCGCATCGCAGGCGAGCACCGCCCGCGCCGCAGCCGAGCCGCCCCGCAAGGCTTCGATCCTGCGTCAGCCCACCGCCGTGTGGGCGATCGCATTCGCCTGCGCCATCTCGTTCATGGGGATCGGCCTCGTCGATCCGATCCTGCCGGCCATCAGCCATGAGCTCGGCGCGACCGCCAGCCAGACCATGCTGCTCTTCACGAGCTACCTCTTCATCACGGGCATCGCGATGTTCTTCACGAGCTGGGTCTCCGGGCTCATCGGCGTCCGCTGGACGCTCGTGGCGGGCCTCGTGCTGATCGTGCTCTTCGCCGCCCTCGCCGGTGCATCCGGCACCGTCGGCGAGATCATCGGCTTCCGCGCCGGCTGGGGGCTCGGCAACGCGCTCTTCATCTCGACCGCGCTGGCCGCGATCGTGGGCGCAGCCTCAGGAGGCTCGCGCCAGGCGATCGTGCTCTACGAGGCCGCGCTCGGCGTGGGCATGGCGATCGGACCGCTCGTCGGCGGCGCGCTCGGTTCCATCTCGTGGCGCGGCCCGTTCTTCGGCACCGCGGTGCTCATGGCCGTCGCGCTGCTCGCGATCCTCGTCCTGCTGCGCGCCCCCAAGCAGACCGCTGAGGAGCGCAAGGCCGCCCGCGCTCAGCGCCCCTCGCTCGTGGCGGGATTCAAGGCGCTCGGCAACCCCGCGCTGCTCGCGCTCAGCGCCGTCGCGTTCTTCTACAACTTCGGCTTCTTCGTGCTGCTCGCCTACAGCCCGTACCCCATGGAGGCCGCGGCGAAGGCCGCAGGTATGCATGAGTTCGGCGCCCACGAACTCGGCCTCGTATTCTTCGGCTGGGGCCTCGCGCTCGCGATCACCTCGGTGCTCGTGGCGCCCGTGCTGACCCGTCGCTTCGGATTGCGGCCCGTGCTCTTCACCATGCTCGGCGGGCTCACGATCTGCCTGGTGCTGCTCGGCGTCTTCGTGAACTCCCTGCCCGGCCTCATCGCGGTCGTCGTCGTGAGCGGTCTGCTGCTCGGTGTGATGAACACCGCCCTCACCGAGGCCGTCATGGAGGCGACCGACCTGCCGCGCAACGTGGCATCGTCGACCTACTCGGCGGTGCGGTTCATCGGCGGAGCGATCGCCCCCGCCATCGCCGGCCCCATCGCCGCGGCGCTCGGCGCCCCGGCCCCGTACTGGGTGGGAGCCGCCTCGCTCGTCGTCTCGATCATCGTGCTCGCGAGCGTCGGCCACCTGCTGCACCGCGTCGGCGCGACGCCGCACGAGACCGCGGTGGGCGAGGCCGAGGCGATCGCCACGGGCGACGCCGCATAG
- a CDS encoding VOC family protein, with product MIFVNLTTTDLERSKAFYTALGCDINPLFTDENAACVVWDENTFFMVLTHEHFAQFTDKPIADPRESAQAIVAFTRDSREHVDSTVEAGLAAGGTENREPQDYGFMYQRSMQDPDGNIIEFTYMEPQAAEQGPEAYTEEHGAGPDSVPGI from the coding sequence GTGATCTTCGTCAACCTCACCACCACCGACCTCGAACGCAGCAAGGCCTTCTACACGGCGCTGGGCTGCGACATCAATCCGCTGTTCACCGACGAGAACGCCGCCTGCGTCGTCTGGGACGAGAACACGTTCTTCATGGTGCTGACCCACGAGCACTTCGCGCAGTTCACCGACAAGCCGATCGCCGATCCGCGCGAGAGCGCGCAGGCGATCGTCGCATTCACCCGCGACTCCCGCGAGCACGTCGACTCGACAGTCGAGGCCGGCCTCGCCGCCGGCGGCACCGAGAACCGCGAGCCGCAGGACTACGGCTTCATGTACCAGCGCAGCATGCAGGACCCCGACGGCAACATCATCGAGTTCACCTACATGGAGCCGCAGGCCGCCGAGCAGGGCCCCGAGGCGTACACCGAGGAGCACGGCGCGGGCCCGGATTCGGTGCCCGGAATCTGA
- a CDS encoding MarR family winged helix-turn-helix transcriptional regulator yields the protein MVEDNAQNASNLDALALELTRISGRFSRIAGRTAGVGYSLVAWRVLAELEQSGSARVSELAQQQRVAQPSMTGLVQRLEHEGWVDRHPDPDDGRATRVGITEAGRAALDEYRGIAADRVRPHLGELSDFDRATLARAVELLQQLSERIEDPRA from the coding sequence GTGGTTGAAGATAACGCTCAGAATGCATCGAATCTTGATGCTCTTGCGCTTGAGCTGACCCGTATCAGCGGTCGGTTCTCCCGCATCGCGGGCCGCACCGCGGGCGTGGGCTACTCGCTCGTCGCCTGGCGCGTGCTCGCCGAACTCGAGCAGTCGGGTTCGGCGCGCGTGAGCGAACTCGCCCAGCAGCAGCGGGTCGCGCAGCCCTCCATGACCGGACTCGTGCAGCGCCTCGAGCACGAGGGCTGGGTCGACCGGCACCCCGATCCCGATGACGGCCGCGCCACCCGCGTGGGCATCACCGAGGCGGGCCGTGCGGCTCTCGACGAGTACCGCGGCATCGCCGCCGATCGCGTGCGGCCGCATCTCGGCGAACTCTCCGACTTCGACCGGGCGACGCTCGCGCGCGCGGTCGAGCTGCTGCAGCAGCTGAGCGAGCGGATCGAGGATCCGCGAGCCTGA
- a CDS encoding MarR family winged helix-turn-helix transcriptional regulator, producing the protein MSTDRVDLRLANEAWESLMTAHARLTAIFAGEGMWSEASMREYDVLYTLAKGDGPMRLCQIQDGVLLSQPALSRMIDRLVERGLLHRESDPDDRRAVRISLTEEGSRVQRETGRAHAKSVGRELGAALTPEEMRDLRALCRKLVS; encoded by the coding sequence ATGAGCACCGACCGCGTCGACCTCAGGCTCGCCAACGAGGCCTGGGAGTCACTCATGACAGCGCACGCGAGGCTCACCGCGATCTTCGCGGGCGAGGGCATGTGGAGCGAGGCCTCCATGCGCGAGTACGACGTGCTCTACACACTCGCGAAGGGCGACGGGCCCATGCGGCTCTGCCAGATCCAGGACGGCGTGCTGCTCAGCCAGCCGGCGCTCTCGCGCATGATCGACCGGCTCGTCGAGCGCGGCCTGCTGCACCGCGAGAGCGACCCCGACGACAGGCGCGCCGTGCGCATCTCGCTCACCGAGGAGGGCTCGCGCGTGCAGCGGGAGACCGGGCGCGCGCACGCGAAGAGCGTCGGCCGCGAGCTCGGCGCCGCCCTCACCCCGGAGGAGATGCGGGATCTGCGAGCGCTCTGCCGCAAGCTCGTCTCCTAG
- a CDS encoding RNA polymerase sigma factor has product MSTDSILIARSLAEPAVFGELFHRHAAALHRYVARRTGSSVADDVTSETFLIAFERRGRFDLEREDARPWLLGIATNLIHRHRIAEARTLRSAERAAAEAPIQSIADELAEIAETRLEVRRVARELRRLSMADRDCLLLFAWEGLSYEQIAEAMEIPVGTVRSRLNRARRVLRDAPPTVTELKETVHE; this is encoded by the coding sequence GTGAGCACAGATTCCATCCTGATCGCACGATCACTCGCGGAGCCCGCCGTCTTCGGGGAACTCTTCCATCGTCACGCCGCGGCCCTGCACCGCTATGTCGCGCGCCGAACCGGAAGCAGCGTCGCCGACGACGTCACGAGCGAAACCTTCCTCATCGCGTTCGAGCGGCGCGGCCGCTTCGATCTCGAACGGGAGGACGCGAGACCGTGGCTGCTCGGGATCGCCACGAATCTGATCCACCGCCACCGCATCGCCGAGGCTCGCACGCTCAGATCCGCTGAGCGGGCCGCGGCGGAGGCGCCGATCCAGAGCATCGCCGACGAACTCGCCGAGATCGCCGAGACGCGCCTGGAGGTGCGCCGCGTCGCCCGCGAACTGCGGCGGCTCTCGATGGCGGACCGCGACTGCCTGCTGCTCTTCGCCTGGGAGGGCTTGAGCTACGAGCAGATCGCGGAGGCGATGGAGATCCCCGTCGGCACGGTGCGCTCACGACTCAATCGGGCGCGCCGCGTGCTGCGCGACGCCCCGCCAACCGTCACCGAGTTGAAGGAGACCGTCCATGAGTGA
- a CDS encoding dihydrofolate reductase family protein, which translates to MTENAAAGRIVIDLFTTLDGVAQAPGAPDEDPAGGFRFGGWQAPHPDDMVGRSVMDGMHRMDALLLGRRTYDIFAEYWPQHGDSEVGRVLNALPKYVATRNRDFPLGWPGSTRVGDDLPGELARLRERHDEVHVIGSIDLVQTLVAERLFDELKLWVYPIVLGEGSRVFPDGAAPTNLRLIEPPVSGSAGAVLLRYAPEAGSPETGTMDDSPEA; encoded by the coding sequence ATGACCGAGAACGCAGCAGCGGGTCGCATCGTGATCGACCTGTTCACCACGCTCGACGGGGTCGCCCAGGCCCCGGGCGCGCCCGACGAGGATCCCGCCGGGGGTTTCCGCTTCGGCGGCTGGCAGGCGCCGCACCCCGACGACATGGTCGGCCGATCCGTCATGGACGGCATGCACCGCATGGACGCGCTGCTGCTGGGCCGCCGCACCTACGACATCTTCGCGGAATACTGGCCGCAGCACGGCGACAGCGAGGTCGGCCGCGTGCTGAACGCGCTGCCCAAGTACGTCGCCACGCGCAACCGCGACTTCCCGCTCGGCTGGCCGGGCAGCACGCGCGTGGGAGACGACCTTCCTGGCGAGCTGGCGCGCCTGCGCGAGCGGCACGACGAGGTGCACGTCATCGGCAGCATCGACCTCGTGCAGACGCTCGTCGCCGAGCGCCTCTTCGACGAGCTGAAGCTCTGGGTCTACCCGATCGTGCTCGGCGAGGGCAGCAGGGTCTTCCCAGACGGGGCGGCACCCACGAACCTGCGCCTCATCGAGCCGCCGGTCTCGGGGAGCGCCGGGGCGGTGCTGCTGCGCTACGCGCCCGAGGCCGGCAGCCCCGAGACCGGCACCATGGACGACTCGCCCGAGGCGTGA
- a CDS encoding NAD-dependent succinate-semialdehyde dehydrogenase, whose product MAKYRVQNPATGEIIETFDSATDAEIEQQLAAADAVYREWREKSVQERAVVVKRAAEIFEERKDELARIIATEMGKSLAESIDEVEFARDIIEYYGVHGPSLITDYEIPSTIPGKAYVEHRPIGVLLGVMPWNFPYYQVARFAAPNLLLGNTILLKHADICARSSLTMQEIFEQAGVPVGGYQNVFASHDQIATMIADPRVQGVSLTGSERAGAIIGAQAGQHLKKCVLELGGIDPMVVLDSDDVAATAAEAWNFRVYNGGQVCNSNKRLIVMDDIYDEFVAELKKLASGLTPGDQLNLAEGEFAPLSTRAAAETVHAQVQRAVEEGATLEAGGVLSEGPAAYYSPAVLTGVPRDSESYREEIFGPVATVYRVSSDEEALELANDCALGLGGSVFSTDEARAARVASRLEVGMSHVNTIAAEAAEIPFGGVKRSGFGREMGPLGIGEFANKRLYFVAA is encoded by the coding sequence ATGGCCAAGTACCGAGTGCAGAACCCCGCGACGGGCGAGATCATCGAGACGTTCGACAGCGCGACCGACGCCGAGATCGAGCAGCAGCTCGCCGCCGCCGATGCGGTCTACCGCGAGTGGCGCGAGAAGAGCGTGCAGGAGCGCGCCGTCGTCGTGAAGCGCGCGGCCGAGATCTTCGAGGAGCGCAAGGATGAACTCGCTCGGATCATCGCGACCGAGATGGGCAAGTCGCTCGCGGAGTCGATCGACGAGGTCGAGTTCGCGCGCGACATCATCGAGTACTACGGGGTGCACGGCCCGAGCCTCATCACCGACTACGAGATCCCGAGCACGATCCCGGGCAAGGCCTACGTCGAGCACCGCCCCATCGGCGTGCTGCTCGGCGTGATGCCCTGGAACTTCCCCTACTACCAGGTGGCTCGCTTCGCCGCGCCGAACCTGCTGCTCGGCAACACGATCCTGCTCAAGCACGCCGATATCTGCGCGCGCTCGTCGCTGACCATGCAGGAGATCTTCGAGCAGGCCGGCGTGCCCGTCGGGGGCTACCAGAACGTGTTCGCCTCGCACGACCAGATCGCGACGATGATCGCCGATCCGCGCGTGCAGGGCGTCTCGCTCACCGGCTCGGAGCGGGCTGGCGCGATCATCGGGGCGCAGGCCGGCCAGCACCTGAAGAAGTGCGTGCTCGAGCTCGGTGGCATCGACCCGATGGTGGTGCTCGACAGCGACGACGTCGCGGCGACCGCGGCCGAGGCCTGGAACTTCCGCGTCTACAACGGCGGCCAGGTCTGCAACTCGAACAAGCGCCTCATCGTGATGGACGACATCTACGACGAGTTCGTGGCCGAGCTCAAGAAGCTCGCTTCGGGCCTCACCCCGGGCGACCAGCTGAACCTCGCCGAGGGCGAGTTCGCCCCGCTCTCGACCCGCGCAGCCGCCGAGACGGTGCACGCGCAGGTGCAGCGCGCCGTCGAGGAGGGCGCGACCCTTGAAGCCGGCGGTGTGCTCTCCGAGGGTCCGGCGGCCTACTACTCGCCGGCCGTGCTGACCGGTGTGCCCCGCGACTCCGAGTCGTACCGCGAGGAGATCTTCGGCCCGGTCGCGACGGTGTACCGCGTGTCGAGCGACGAGGAGGCACTCGAGCTCGCGAACGACTGCGCGCTCGGCCTCGGCGGCTCGGTGTTCTCGACCGATGAGGCCCGCGCGGCACGCGTCGCCTCGCGGCTCGAGGTCGGCATGTCGCACGTCAACACCATCGCGGCCGAGGCGGCCGAGATCCCGTTCGGCGGCGTGAAGCGCTCGGGCTTCGGCCGAGAGATGGGCCCGCTCGGCATCGGCGAGTTCGCGAACAAGCGCCTGTACTTCGTCGCGGCATAG
- a CDS encoding LLM class flavin-dependent oxidoreductase, whose product MEFGIFSVSDVTRDPVSGETPSEAERIQGLATIAKHAEEVGLDVFAIGEHHNPPFFSSSPTTFLAYLAGQTERLKLSTSTTLITTNDPVRIAEEYAMLQHLSQGRMDLMLGRGNTAPVYPWFGKDIRSSLPLALENYNLLHRLWREDVVDYEGNFRTSLQGFTSTPRPLDDVPPFVWHGSIRTPEIAEQAAYYGDGFFANHIFWPSEHSLRLINFYRERYEHYGHGTAKQAIVGLGGQTFIAKNSQDAIDGFRPYFNEAPVYGHGPRMEDFMSQTPLSVGSPQEIIDKTLTFRETFGDYQRQMFLVDHAGLPLKTVLEQLDLLGEEVVPVLRRELAALRDPEVPETAPTHASLVRAKYGDEAPRQPRPRANRGDNVTGGSPYLDSAGASFGLR is encoded by the coding sequence ATGGAGTTCGGGATCTTCTCGGTCAGCGACGTGACCCGCGACCCGGTCAGCGGCGAGACCCCCAGCGAGGCCGAGCGCATTCAGGGCCTCGCCACCATCGCGAAGCACGCCGAGGAGGTGGGCCTCGACGTCTTCGCGATCGGCGAGCACCACAACCCGCCGTTCTTCTCGTCGAGCCCCACCACCTTCCTCGCCTACCTCGCCGGGCAGACCGAGCGGCTGAAGCTCAGCACGAGCACCACGCTCATCACGACGAACGACCCGGTGCGCATCGCCGAGGAGTACGCGATGCTGCAGCACCTCTCCCAGGGCCGCATGGACCTCATGCTCGGCCGCGGCAACACCGCCCCCGTCTACCCCTGGTTCGGCAAGGACATCCGCAGCTCGCTCCCCCTCGCGCTCGAGAACTACAACCTGCTGCACCGGCTGTGGCGCGAGGACGTGGTCGATTACGAGGGCAACTTCCGCACCTCACTGCAGGGCTTCACGAGCACCCCGCGCCCGCTCGACGACGTGCCCCCGTTCGTGTGGCACGGCTCGATCCGCACCCCCGAGATCGCCGAGCAGGCCGCCTACTACGGCGACGGCTTCTTCGCGAACCACATCTTCTGGCCCTCGGAGCACTCGCTGCGCCTCATCAACTTCTACCGCGAACGCTACGAGCACTACGGCCATGGCACCGCGAAGCAGGCGATCGTCGGCCTCGGCGGGCAGACGTTCATCGCGAAGAACTCGCAGGACGCGATCGACGGCTTCCGCCCCTACTTCAATGAGGCCCCCGTCTACGGTCACGGTCCCCGCATGGAGGACTTCATGAGCCAGACCCCGCTGAGCGTCGGCAGCCCGCAGGAGATCATCGACAAGACCCTCACCTTCCGCGAGACCTTCGGCGACTACCAGCGCCAGATGTTCCTCGTCGACCACGCGGGCCTGCCGCTCAAGACCGTGCTCGAACAGCTCGATCTGCTGGGCGAGGAGGTCGTGCCGGTGCTGCGCCGAGAGCTCGCAGCGCTCCGCGATCCCGAGGTCCCCGAGACCGCCCCCACCCACGCGAGCCTCGTGCGCGCCAAGTACGGCGACGAGGCCCCGCGGCAGCCGCGCCCGCGCGCCAACCGCGGTGATAACGTGACGGGCGGATCGCCGTACCTCGACAGCGCCGGCGCGAGCTTCGGGCTGCGCTGA
- a CDS encoding ATP-binding cassette domain-containing protein produces MSTIEAAEELGNVELDIAEVGIAETGGEASVEAGAVSPRRGSPVPAVELRAAHVSAARGAVFGPLTATSTSPVTVVLGARGSGRTSLLLSIAGRMKLSGGSLETLGETKLSEIRRITGLVGFDGIDALEPSVTLGATLRERLGWALPWYRRTPRITPELSGELLAEAFGEFEQPDPAILVRELGPAEEMLVRVALALIEGPELLVVDDFDALRDPAERALVAERLSSLARRGIRIVVATTDPGDAALFTSAAPAAARGSASDAAPTVIEL; encoded by the coding sequence GTGAGCACCATCGAAGCCGCTGAGGAGCTCGGGAACGTGGAGCTCGATATCGCGGAGGTCGGGATCGCCGAGACCGGCGGCGAGGCCTCCGTCGAGGCGGGCGCGGTCTCGCCGAGGCGCGGCTCACCCGTTCCCGCGGTCGAGCTGCGGGCCGCCCACGTGAGTGCTGCGCGGGGTGCGGTCTTCGGCCCGCTGACGGCCACGAGCACGAGCCCCGTCACGGTGGTGCTCGGGGCGCGGGGCAGCGGCCGCACCTCGCTGCTGCTCTCGATCGCGGGGCGCATGAAGCTGAGCGGAGGATCCCTCGAGACGCTCGGCGAGACGAAACTCTCGGAGATCCGGCGCATCACCGGCCTCGTCGGCTTCGACGGCATCGACGCGCTCGAGCCGTCGGTGACGCTCGGCGCCACGCTGCGGGAGCGCCTGGGTTGGGCGCTGCCCTGGTACCGGCGCACGCCGCGCATCACCCCCGAGCTCTCGGGCGAGCTGCTCGCAGAGGCGTTCGGCGAGTTCGAGCAGCCGGACCCCGCGATCCTCGTGCGCGAACTGGGCCCGGCCGAGGAGATGCTCGTGCGCGTCGCCCTCGCCCTCATCGAGGGGCCCGAGCTGCTTGTGGTCGACGACTTCGACGCCCTGCGCGATCCCGCCGAGCGCGCACTCGTCGCCGAGCGGCTGAGCAGCCTCGCACGGCGAGGGATCCGCATCGTCGTCGCGACCACCGACCCCGGCGACGCGGCGCTGTTCACCTCGGCTGCCCCGGCGGCGGCCCGCGGCAGCGCCTCGGACGCCGCCCCCACCGTCATCGAACTCTAA
- a CDS encoding CE1759 family FMN reductase, whose amino-acid sequence MLQTPNTAQPRTRTLAVVSAGTSDPSTTSMLASRIADKAAALAKQNEVSLQIRFIDLRSLAQDITTALVSQHVSAALQEASDTLRDADALVVSTPVYKAGPSGLFTSFFQVLDNDLLIGTPVVLAATAGSSRHALVIDDQLRGLFAYLRTVTVPTSLFAAPEDWNSGDLGKRVERAATELLALISGGFRDAVRGEAWAGYQHSFGSAGGTEVGIDLESDLMRLATGGR is encoded by the coding sequence ATGCTCCAGACCCCCAACACCGCACAACCGCGCACCCGCACCCTCGCGGTCGTGAGCGCCGGCACGAGCGACCCTTCCACCACCTCGATGCTCGCAAGCAGGATCGCCGACAAGGCGGCCGCGCTGGCGAAGCAGAACGAGGTCTCCCTGCAGATCCGATTCATCGACCTGCGGTCGCTCGCGCAGGACATCACCACCGCGCTGGTCTCCCAGCACGTATCCGCGGCGCTGCAGGAGGCGAGCGACACCCTGCGCGACGCCGACGCGCTCGTCGTCTCGACGCCGGTCTACAAGGCCGGGCCGAGCGGCCTGTTCACCTCGTTCTTCCAGGTGCTCGACAACGACCTGCTCATCGGCACCCCCGTCGTGCTCGCCGCGACCGCGGGCAGCTCGCGGCACGCGCTCGTGATCGACGACCAGCTGCGCGGCCTGTTCGCGTACCTGCGCACCGTGACGGTGCCCACCTCCCTGTTCGCCGCACCCGAGGACTGGAACAGCGGCGATCTCGGCAAGCGGGTCGAGCGCGCTGCGACCGAGCTGCTTGCGCTGATCTCGGGCGGTTTCCGCGATGCGGTGCGCGGCGAGGCCTGGGCCGGATACCAGCACTCCTTCGGCAGCGCCGGCGGCACCGAGGTCGGCATCGACCTCGAGAGCGACCTCATGCGGCTGGCGACCGGCGGGCGCTGA
- a CDS encoding aspartate aminotransferase family protein yields MTDYIDLNGAEQAFGDTDAQREVRRNDRDYVFHSWSAQAQINPLPVAKGEGVRFWDYDGTEYLDFSSQLVNLNLGHQHPGLVKAIQDQAGRLATIQPAMANDVRGELAKRIVEHSFEGARSVFFTNGGADANEYAVRMARHHTGRQKVLARYRSYHGSTATAITLTGEPRRWANGTPDAGVVHFFGPYPYRSEFHAETPEQETERALQHLEHTIQLEGPNTIAAIILESVTGTNGILVPTPGYLEGVRELCDRYGIVMICDEVMAGFGRTGEWFAFQAFGVTPDLVTFAKGVNSGYVPLGGVVISEPIHNTFADRPFPGGLTYSGHPLGAAAGVATFDIFEEEQILERVRDLGSRVVGPRLREMAEKHPSVGEVRGTGLFWAIELVLDRETREPLVPFNAAGEAAAPFNAVIGACKQAGLWPFAAGNRLQVAPPLIISEEDLVRGLDIIDEALNVADGYYTGA; encoded by the coding sequence ATGACTGATTACATCGACCTGAACGGCGCCGAGCAGGCCTTCGGCGACACCGACGCCCAGCGCGAGGTGCGCCGCAACGACCGCGACTACGTCTTCCACTCGTGGTCGGCGCAGGCGCAGATCAACCCGCTGCCGGTCGCCAAGGGCGAGGGCGTGCGCTTCTGGGACTACGACGGCACCGAGTACCTCGACTTCTCGTCGCAGCTCGTCAACCTGAATCTCGGCCACCAGCACCCCGGTCTCGTCAAGGCGATCCAGGATCAGGCCGGCCGTCTGGCCACGATCCAGCCCGCCATGGCGAACGACGTGCGCGGCGAGCTCGCGAAGCGCATCGTCGAGCACTCCTTCGAGGGCGCCCGCTCGGTGTTCTTCACCAACGGCGGCGCCGACGCGAACGAGTACGCGGTGCGCATGGCCCGTCACCACACCGGCCGCCAGAAGGTGCTCGCCCGCTACCGCTCGTACCACGGCTCGACCGCGACCGCGATCACGCTCACGGGCGAGCCCCGCCGCTGGGCCAACGGCACCCCCGATGCCGGCGTGGTGCACTTCTTCGGCCCCTACCCCTACCGCTCGGAGTTCCACGCCGAAACCCCGGAGCAGGAGACCGAGCGCGCGCTGCAGCACCTCGAGCACACGATCCAGCTGGAGGGCCCGAACACGATCGCGGCGATCATCCTCGAGAGCGTCACCGGCACCAACGGCATCCTCGTGCCCACGCCGGGGTACCTCGAGGGCGTGCGCGAGCTGTGCGACCGCTACGGCATCGTGATGATCTGCGACGAGGTCATGGCGGGCTTCGGCCGCACCGGCGAGTGGTTCGCGTTCCAGGCGTTCGGGGTCACCCCCGACCTCGTGACCTTCGCGAAGGGCGTCAACTCGGGCTACGTGCCGCTGGGCGGTGTCGTGATCTCCGAGCCGATCCACAACACCTTCGCCGATCGCCCGTTCCCGGGCGGCCTCACCTACAGCGGCCACCCCCTCGGCGCCGCGGCCGGCGTCGCCACCTTCGACATCTTCGAGGAGGAGCAGATCCTCGAGCGCGTGCGCGACCTGGGGTCGCGCGTGGTCGGGCCGCGTCTGCGCGAGATGGCCGAGAAGCACCCGTCGGTCGGCGAGGTGCGCGGCACGGGCCTGTTCTGGGCGATCGAACTGGTGCTGGATCGCGAGACCCGCGAACCGCTCGTGCCGTTCAACGCGGCCGGCGAGGCTGCAGCCCCGTTCAACGCGGTCATCGGCGCCTGCAAGCAGGCCGGTCTGTGGCCCTTCGCCGCCGGCAACCGCCTGCAGGTCGCGCCGCCGCTGATCATCAGCGAGGAGGACCTCGTCAGGGGCCTCGACATCATCGACGAGGCGCTGAACGTCGCCGACGGCTACTACACCGGCGCGTAG
- a CDS encoding Dyp-type peroxidase — MEQSDYNTQNIEGPLTPHAVFLVVRIVDDHGDGEQSFATVRETLGGLEDLVKTVGFRGPRMRLSCTVGIGDRVWDRLLGPQKPAELHPFRAVQGAKHTAVSTPGDLLFHIRAEREDLVYELERLLLQGLGSAVETVDEVSGFRYFDARDLLGFVDGTANPIGPDLPESALVGDEDPGFAGGSYVVVQKYLHDLEAWQGLTTEQQEAVMGRTKADNLELDDAPADAQKAHKTLATIEDAQGEHDIVRDNMPFARPGSGEHGTYFIGYSRHLWVIERMLERMFIGDPPGMHDRLLDFSTPVTGSAYFVPTPEMLASLAD; from the coding sequence ATGGAGCAGTCCGACTACAACACTCAGAACATCGAGGGCCCTCTGACTCCCCACGCCGTGTTCCTGGTGGTGAGGATCGTGGACGACCACGGGGACGGCGAGCAGAGCTTCGCGACGGTGCGGGAGACGCTCGGAGGTCTCGAGGATCTGGTCAAGACCGTGGGATTCCGAGGGCCGCGCATGCGACTCTCCTGCACGGTGGGCATCGGCGATCGGGTGTGGGATCGCCTGCTCGGGCCGCAGAAGCCCGCCGAACTGCACCCGTTCCGCGCGGTGCAGGGGGCGAAGCACACGGCGGTGTCGACGCCGGGCGATCTGCTCTTCCATATCCGGGCCGAGCGCGAGGACCTGGTCTACGAGCTCGAAAGGCTGCTGCTGCAGGGGCTCGGATCAGCCGTCGAGACGGTTGATGAGGTCTCGGGGTTCCGATACTTCGACGCGCGCGACCTGCTCGGCTTCGTCGACGGCACGGCGAATCCGATCGGCCCCGACCTCCCCGAGTCGGCGCTCGTGGGAGACGAGGATCCCGGCTTCGCCGGTGGCAGCTACGTCGTCGTGCAGAAGTATCTGCATGACCTCGAGGCGTGGCAGGGGCTGACGACGGAGCAACAGGAGGCCGTCATGGGGCGCACGAAGGCCGACAACCTCGAGCTCGACGACGCTCCGGCGGACGCGCAGAAGGCGCACAAGACGCTCGCGACGATCGAGGATGCTCAGGGCGAGCACGACATCGTGCGCGACAACATGCCCTTCGCGCGGCCGGGCAGCGGCGAGCACGGCACCTACTTCATCGGCTACTCGCGCCACCTCTGGGTGATCGAGCGGATGCTCGAGCGCATGTTCATCGGGGATCCGCCGGGGATGCACGACCGCCTGCTCGACTTCTCCACGCCCGTCACCGGCAGCGCATACTTCGTGCCGACCCCCGAGATGCTCGCGAGTCTCGCCGACTGA